In Thunnus thynnus chromosome 20, fThuThy2.1, whole genome shotgun sequence, a single window of DNA contains:
- the LOC137171605 gene encoding TERF1-interacting nuclear factor 2-like: protein MEDYISKGNCAPLPLSALRLLVPPIQLVSAAIWQTVQQRVVADYGMLEEFVSMVTDIVPELLTSRQRAQLTLGLRARLILELCQFEADFGIVQPHLDRMHILTEAWVTEAGAANMDQQSNSDFVDLVKKLLNNPEERERFFQKVFIEEFGPTYDDSLHTLTWLFLSRLEKFLPLQTFQQVAAMFGETSSVLEGCIESVSQCEELRTLLQYQKDLSQLDHNGKPL, encoded by the exons ATGGAAGATTATATCTCAAAGGGAAATT GTgcacctcttcctctctccgCTCTGCGCCTGCTGGTCCCACCAATTCAGCTGGTATCAGCAGCAATCTGGCAGACTGTCCAGCAGAGAGTTGTGGCTGACTATGGGATGCTTGAGGAgtttgtttccatggttacagaCATTGTCCCAGAGCTGCTCACCAGTCGTCAGAGGGCCCAGCTCACCCTGGGCCTCAGAGCACGG CTGATCCTGGAGTTATGTCAGTTTGAAGCTGACTTTGGGATTGTTCAGCCACATCTGGACAGGATGCACATCCTCACAGAGGCATGGGTAACAGAG GCTGGTGCTGCAAACATGGACCAACAGTCCAACTCAGACTTTGTGGATCTTGTTAAGAAGTTGCTGAACAATCCTGAGGAGAGAGAACGATTCTTTCAG AAAGTTTTCATTGAAGAATTCGGTCCCACATATGACGACTCTCTTCACACCTTGACGTGGCTGTTTCTGTCCAGACTTGAAAAGTTTCTTCCTCTTCAAACATTCCAACAG gtTGCTGCCATGTTTGGTGAGACATCTTCAGTTCTGGAGGGCTGTATAGAGTCTGTGTCTCAATGTGAGGAGCTCAGAACCCTGCTGCAGTATCAGAAAGACCTCAGCCAACTGGATCACAATGGCAAGCCTTTATAG
- the LOC137171583 gene encoding ER lumen protein-retaining receptor 2, translating into MNIFRLTGDLSHLAAIIILLLKIWKTRSCAGISGKSQVLFALVFTTRYLDLLTSFISLYNTTMKIIYIGCAYATVYLIYVKFKATYDGNHDTFRVEFLVVPVGGLAFLVNHDFSPLEILWTFSIYLESVAILPQLFMISKTGEAETITTHYLFFLGLYRALYLINWIWRFYFEGFFDMIAIVAGVVQTILYCDFFYLYVTKVLKGKKLSLPA; encoded by the exons atgaacattttccGGCTAACCGGCGATCTCTCCCACCTAGCAGCCATCATCATCCTGCTGCTAAAAATATGGAAAACCAGGTCTTGTGCCG gtatTTCTGGAAAGAGTCAGGTCCTGTTTGCCTTGGTGTTCACCACTCGCTACCTGGACCTGCTCacctccttcatctctctctatAACACCACCATGAAG atcaTCTACATCGGATGCGCATACGCCACTGTGTACCTGATCTACGTGAAGTTCAAGGCGACCTACGATGGGAACCACGACACGTTCAGAGTGGAGTTCCTGGTGGTCCCTGTCGGTGGCCTGGCCTTCCTGGTGAACCACGACTTCTCTCCTCTGGAG ATCCTGTGGACGTTCTCCATCTACTTGGAGTCGGTGGCCATCCTGCCCCAGCTGTTCATGATCAGCAAGACGGGTGAGGCCGAGACCATCACCACCCACTACCTGTTCTTCCTGGGACTCTACAGAGCCCTCTACCTCATCAACTGGATATGGAGGTTCTATTTTGAGGGATTCTTTGACATGATCGCCATCGTCGCCGGGGTGGTGCAGACCATCCTCTACTGCGATTTCTTCTATTTGTATGTAACAAAAG TTCTGAAAGGAAAGAAGCTGAGTCTGCCAGCCTAA